A genomic region of Haliotis asinina isolate JCU_RB_2024 chromosome 1, JCU_Hal_asi_v2, whole genome shotgun sequence contains the following coding sequences:
- the LOC137280478 gene encoding matrix metalloproteinase-19-like — translation MKIVLLALIGVPLVYGAVLHREEGSDDTHSIEKREEPFDMVDYLERYGYLNTDYNTKEDGGPIYHSDVELEYALRKYQEFTGLPVTGMMDSKTYEQMHKPRCGFKDILPEGVNQPQSYTHLGGKWPKDEITWKTVAWTNQMGQSVQKRAMENAFKYWQEVTPLTFKYTDGTPDIEVKFARGEHGDGQYNAFDGKGKTLAHAFGPGSHRINGDTHFDDDEEWTYHSDRGTELQTVAAHEFGHALGLGHSGVRGALMAPYYQGYDPNFKLHSDDIRAIQILYGSNPNRPTTTTPPPTTTPTTTTPTTTTTRPPTTTKEPTSPNPGYCSTKLDAIVTASDGFTYAFRYRQVYKLGSRGLEAGYPKRIRAVYPRAPGKIRGAFYMPESRKTYFFKGSRLWRYTDFKLDYGFPKTIYTANFPESIRAIINIEDSYGKSRVFMFGSNKFWEWNPNTLQMVPGWSYNIVDHWLGIPRGVEAAVKWYDGHMYFFKGASYRKFNNYYRSVEPGYPKPWAPVWMRNVCAGASLRQQEAGSNTEFDWDMGRQRDVPNIPIFLQ, via the exons ATGAAGATTGTGTTGCTGGCTCTCATAGGGGTGCCCCTCGTATACGGGGCAGTGTTACACAGAGAAGAGGGGTCAGATGATACTCACAGCATCGAGAAGCGAGAGGAACCATTTGACATGGTG GACTACTTGGAACGGTACGGTTACCTCAACACCGACTACAACACCAAGGAGGATGGCGGTCCCATATACCACTCCGACGTCGAGCTGGAATACGCTCTCAG GAAGTACCAGGAGTTCACCGGACTTCCGGTAACAGGCATGATGGACTCGAAGACTTATGAGCAGATGCACAAGCCTCGTTGTGGGTTTAAGGATATTCTGCCAGAGGGTGTAAACCAGCCCCAGAGTTATACACATCTTG GAGGGAAGTGGCCAAAGGACGAAATTACCTGGAAAACAGTGGCATGGACCAACCAGATGGGGCAGTCGGTTCAGAA ACGGGCCATGGAGAACGCCTTCAAGTACTGGCAGGAAGTGACTCCTTTGACATTCAAATACACAGACGGAACCCCTGACATTGAGGTCAAGTTTGCACGCGGGGAGCACGGTGATGGACAATACAACGCCTTTGATGGAAAAG GCAAGACACTTGCGCATGCGTTTGGTCCGGGATCACATCGAATCAACGGGGACACACACTTCGATGACGACGAGGAGTGGACATACCACAGTGACCGTGGTACGGAGCTACAAACGGTTGCAGCTCATGAATTTGGACATGCCCTTGGTCTTGGGCATTCTGGAGTTCGAGGAGCTCTCATGGCACCGTATTACCAAGGATACGACCCCAACTTTAAGCTACACAGCGATGACATAAGGGCCATACAGATTCTCTATG GGTCTAATCCTAACCGCCCAACAACAAcgacaccaccaccaacaacaacaccaacaacaacaacaccaacaacgaCGACGACCAGGCCACCAACTACTACCAAAGAGCCTACAAGTCCAAATCCCGGTTACTGTTCGACCAAATTAGATGCCATTGTCACAG CTTCCGACGGTTTCACATACGCCTTCCGGTACAGACAGGTATACAAGCTGGGTAGCCGTGGTCTAGAGGCTGGCTACCCCAAACGCATTAGGGCTGTGTACCCAAGGGCACCAGGCAAGATCAGAGGCGCGTTCTACATGCCCGAAAGCAGGAAGACTTACTTTTTCAAAG GGTCCCGCTTGTGGAGGTACACCGACTTCAAACTGGACTATGGCTTCCCCAAGACTATCTACACTGCAAATTTCCCAGAGAGCATTCGCGCCATAATCAACATTGAGGACAGCTATGGCAAGAGTCGCGTCTTCATGTTCGGG AGTAACAAGTTCTGGGAGTGGAACCCAAACACCCTACAGATGGTTCCAGGGTGGTCGTACAACATCGTAGACCACTGGCTGGGAATCCCCCGGGGGGTGGAGGCAGCGGTCAAGTGGTATGACGGACACATGTACTTCTTCAAAGGAGCAAG TTACAGAAAGTTTAACAATTACTATCGTTCCGTGGAACCCGGATATCCAAAGCCCTGGGCGCCAGTCTGGATGCGGAATGTGTGTGCAGGTGCGTCGCTTCGCCAACAGGAGGCGGGAAGCAATACAGAGTTTGATTGGGACATGGGAAGACAGCGCGATGTCCCAAATATTCCGATTTTCCTTCAGTGA